From a region of the Streptacidiphilus albus JL83 genome:
- a CDS encoding ABC transporter substrate-binding protein, protein MTVQRKSMIGGIAVATAAALALAACSSSAAKPTGGASGSAGATAGAAGLPSLRGQHLTVLAEWTGAEQTDFQAVLNKFDALTGASVSYQSGGSNTGTVLQTKIAGGSPPDVALLPEPGLINTLAQEGDLKPLSPAIQQEVAADYGSGWESMGTVNGKLYSVVYKASNKTTFWYNTAEFGQAGIAPPTNWTQFLADCQTLSDSGITPVSIGGSDGWTLADWFQNIYLSEAGPAMYDKLAHHRIPWTDPSVIKALTTFGQLLGNPKFVAGGDTGALQTSFNNSVTQTFTNPPKAAMVFEGDFSATQITSTTTAKIGSDAKFFPFPGPASGGSSNFVQVAGDMATALNSNAATMELIQYLASPAADAIWAHEGGYLTPNKLVPLSDYPDATTQQEAQMLISAGTDVDFSLDDLSPAAFGGTVGAGYWKDMQDFLKDPSNVQATARQLEADAAKVTWS, encoded by the coding sequence GTGACCGTGCAGAGAAAATCCATGATCGGCGGAATCGCCGTGGCGACCGCCGCCGCGCTCGCCCTCGCCGCCTGCTCCAGCTCCGCCGCCAAGCCCACGGGCGGCGCCTCGGGCTCCGCCGGCGCGACGGCGGGCGCCGCCGGATTACCCTCGCTCCGGGGTCAGCACCTGACCGTCCTGGCCGAGTGGACCGGCGCGGAGCAGACCGACTTCCAGGCGGTCCTGAACAAGTTCGACGCACTGACCGGCGCCAGCGTCTCCTACCAGTCCGGCGGCTCCAACACCGGAACGGTGCTGCAGACCAAGATCGCCGGTGGCTCCCCGCCCGACGTCGCGCTGCTGCCCGAGCCCGGCCTGATCAACACCCTGGCCCAGGAGGGCGACCTCAAGCCGCTCTCCCCGGCGATCCAGCAGGAGGTCGCCGCGGACTACGGCTCTGGCTGGGAGTCGATGGGGACGGTGAACGGCAAGCTCTACTCGGTCGTCTACAAGGCCTCGAACAAGACCACCTTCTGGTACAACACCGCCGAGTTCGGCCAGGCCGGCATAGCTCCGCCGACGAACTGGACCCAGTTCCTGGCCGACTGCCAGACCCTCTCGGACTCCGGGATCACCCCGGTCTCCATCGGCGGCTCCGACGGCTGGACCCTCGCCGACTGGTTCCAGAACATCTACCTCAGCGAAGCCGGTCCGGCGATGTACGACAAGCTGGCGCACCACCGGATCCCGTGGACCGACCCCTCGGTGATCAAGGCGCTGACCACCTTCGGGCAGCTGCTGGGCAACCCGAAGTTCGTCGCCGGCGGCGACACCGGGGCGCTGCAGACCTCGTTCAACAACTCGGTCACCCAGACCTTCACCAACCCGCCGAAGGCCGCGATGGTCTTCGAGGGCGACTTCTCGGCGACCCAGATCACCAGCACCACCACCGCGAAGATCGGCAGCGACGCCAAGTTCTTCCCCTTCCCGGGCCCGGCCAGTGGCGGCAGCTCCAACTTCGTCCAGGTCGCCGGCGACATGGCGACCGCGCTCAACAGCAACGCCGCGACCATGGAGCTGATCCAGTACCTGGCCTCCCCCGCCGCCGACGCGATCTGGGCGCACGAGGGCGGCTACCTGACGCCGAACAAGCTGGTCCCGCTCTCGGACTACCCCGACGCGACCACCCAGCAGGAGGCCCAGATGCTGATCAGCGCCGGGACCGACGTCGACTTCAGCCTCGACGACCTGTCCCCGGCCGCGTTCGGCGGCACGGTCGGCGCCGGCTACTGGAAGGACATGCAGGACTTCCTCAAGGACCCGTCCAACGTCCAGGCCACGGCCCGGCAGTTGGAGGCCGACGCCGCCAAGGTCACCTGGTCCTGA
- a CDS encoding carbohydrate ABC transporter permease, whose amino-acid sequence MLVLLAIIGWPILFSVWLSLRNADGSHFVGLHNYVSIFTDPATLTALKNNIIWLVSAPTLACALGLVFAVLAERIRWATAFKIVIFMPMAISFLAAGVIFELVYQADPHIGVANAVLVELHDTFAPASQYPAAEPRPTTGYRAAGGGYSSPAEYTPGSVANIPLIGYSVLDLPKSAVQAVPATAAPGEITGTVWLDLVYGGGGTPGHIDPGKKGTPGITVEALSGGRVVAKSAVRADGTFALHGLSPGGDYRLALPASDFSKPYAGVSWLGPDLVTPAIIVAYLWIWAGFAMVLIAAGLSGIPRELQEAAKVDGASDFQIFRKITVPLLAPVLLVVLITLAINVLKVFDLVYIISPGSTLSVANVLAVQMWSVSFGGAQNQGLGSAIGVFLYVLVLPAMYVNIRRIRRERRES is encoded by the coding sequence GTGCTGGTGCTGCTCGCCATCATCGGCTGGCCGATCCTGTTCTCGGTCTGGCTGAGCCTGCGCAACGCCGACGGCAGCCACTTCGTCGGCCTGCACAACTACGTCTCGATCTTCACCGACCCGGCCACCCTGACCGCACTGAAGAACAACATCATCTGGCTGGTCAGCGCGCCGACCCTGGCCTGCGCGCTGGGCCTGGTCTTCGCGGTGCTGGCCGAGCGGATCCGCTGGGCCACCGCCTTCAAGATCGTCATCTTCATGCCGATGGCCATCTCCTTCCTGGCCGCCGGGGTCATCTTCGAGCTGGTCTACCAGGCCGACCCGCACATCGGCGTCGCCAACGCGGTGCTGGTGGAACTGCACGACACCTTCGCCCCGGCCTCCCAGTACCCGGCCGCCGAACCCCGGCCGACCACCGGCTACCGGGCCGCCGGCGGCGGGTACAGCAGTCCGGCCGAGTACACCCCGGGCTCGGTCGCGAACATCCCGCTGATCGGCTACTCGGTGCTCGACCTGCCGAAGTCCGCGGTCCAGGCGGTCCCGGCGACCGCGGCGCCCGGCGAGATCACCGGCACGGTCTGGCTGGACCTGGTCTACGGCGGCGGCGGCACCCCCGGGCACATCGACCCGGGCAAGAAGGGCACCCCGGGCATCACCGTGGAGGCGCTCTCCGGCGGCAGGGTGGTCGCGAAGAGCGCCGTGCGCGCCGACGGCACCTTCGCCCTGCACGGCCTCAGCCCCGGCGGCGACTACCGGCTGGCGCTGCCCGCCTCCGACTTCAGCAAGCCCTACGCCGGGGTCTCCTGGCTCGGTCCCGACCTGGTCACCCCGGCGATCATCGTGGCCTACCTGTGGATCTGGGCCGGCTTCGCGATGGTGCTGATCGCGGCCGGGCTGAGCGGCATCCCCCGGGAGCTCCAGGAGGCCGCCAAGGTCGACGGGGCCTCGGACTTCCAGATCTTCCGGAAGATCACCGTCCCGCTGCTGGCCCCGGTGCTGCTGGTGGTGCTGATCACCCTCGCCATCAACGTGCTCAAGGTCTTCGACCTGGTCTACATCATCTCGCCCGGCTCCACCCTCTCGGTCGCCAACGTGCTCGCCGTGCAGATGTGGAGCGTCTCCTTCGGCGGCGCGCAGAACCAGGGGCTCGGCAGCGCCATCGGCGTCTTCCTCTACGTCCTGGTGCTGCCCGCGATGTACGTCAACATCCGGCGGATCCGCAGAGAACGGCGTGAGTCATGA
- a CDS encoding carbohydrate ABC transporter permease yields the protein MTLTEPARPRPKRAPRTEGRPPLAARIASRLTSGVLQVVLLLVGVVWLIPTLGLFVSSLRTPDDISDSGWWTAFTHPAQLTLSDYVNLFHDQGMMQSLWNTVLITVPATVGVVVLASLAAYAFAWIDFPGRDWLFVAVIGLLVVPVQVALIPVAKMYKYTHLFGTIPGVVLFHIGFGLPFAVFLLRNFFAGIPRELLEAARMEGGTEWVIFRKVVVPLGMPAIASLTIFQFLWVWNDMLVALVFSDTDTQPLTVELQGQMRQFGSNIDILAPGAFLSLVIPLIVFFSFQRYFVQGLMAGSMKG from the coding sequence ATGACCCTGACCGAACCGGCGCGCCCCCGGCCGAAGCGCGCACCGCGCACCGAAGGCAGGCCGCCGCTGGCGGCCCGGATCGCCTCCAGGCTGACCAGCGGCGTACTCCAGGTCGTGCTGCTGCTGGTGGGCGTGGTCTGGCTGATCCCCACGCTGGGGCTGTTCGTCTCCTCGCTGCGCACCCCGGACGACATCAGCGACAGCGGCTGGTGGACCGCCTTCACCCACCCCGCGCAGCTGACCCTCAGCGACTACGTCAACCTCTTCCACGACCAGGGGATGATGCAGTCGCTGTGGAACACCGTCCTGATCACCGTGCCCGCGACGGTGGGCGTGGTGGTGCTGGCCTCGCTGGCGGCCTACGCCTTCGCCTGGATCGACTTCCCGGGCCGGGACTGGCTGTTCGTCGCCGTGATCGGGCTGCTGGTGGTGCCGGTGCAGGTGGCGCTGATCCCGGTGGCGAAGATGTACAAGTACACCCACCTGTTCGGGACCATCCCCGGGGTGGTGCTCTTCCACATCGGCTTCGGGCTGCCGTTCGCCGTCTTCCTGCTGCGCAACTTCTTCGCCGGCATCCCGCGCGAACTGCTGGAGGCGGCGCGGATGGAGGGCGGCACCGAGTGGGTGATCTTCCGCAAGGTGGTGGTGCCGCTGGGGATGCCGGCCATCGCCTCGCTCACCATCTTCCAGTTCCTCTGGGTCTGGAACGACATGCTGGTCGCCCTGGTCTTCTCGGACACCGACACCCAGCCGCTGACCGTGGAACTCCAGGGGCAAATGCGCCAGTTCGGCAGCAATATCGACATCCTCGCCCCCGGGGCATTCCTCTCCCTGGTGATCCCGCTGATCGTCTTCTTCTCCTTCCAGCGCTATTTCGTCCAGGGGTTGATGGCCGGCTCGATGAAGGGCTGA
- a CDS encoding ABC transporter ATP-binding protein, whose translation MAGIRFIDATRVFRGSWRPAVAGVGLEVRDGELLVLSGPSGSGKSTLLRMLAGLEPLDRGQVLVDGQDLARTAPDKRGISLLAQGFSLFPHLTVAENIAFPLTMRRSSARTVRSRVGQLAELCDLEQQLPLRPEALTVAQRQRAVMARAMATRPRVICLDEPMGGGSLPASLRDRSPVADLQRRSGITLLYATCSSTDAWAIADRVAVMDRGAVQQVDVPRRVFAEPGTVAVAEFVGSPPMNLVPAVVTAEGARIGDLLVPVGADLRAALTSERIVVGLRPDDLLIGGADGGIRATAVLVKDSGREYLVHARTEVPGGSVDLVIRQTGGPVPLLGEAFLVGAALDRVHLFDAATGVRLG comes from the coding sequence GTGGCCGGAATTCGGTTCATCGACGCCACCCGCGTGTTCCGGGGAAGCTGGAGGCCCGCCGTCGCGGGTGTCGGCCTGGAGGTGCGGGACGGCGAACTGCTGGTGCTCAGCGGCCCTTCGGGCAGCGGCAAGTCCACCCTGCTGCGGATGCTCGCCGGACTCGAACCGCTGGACCGGGGGCAGGTCCTGGTCGACGGCCAGGACCTGGCCAGGACCGCCCCCGACAAGCGCGGGATCTCCCTGCTCGCCCAGGGCTTCTCGCTCTTCCCGCACCTCACCGTCGCCGAGAACATCGCCTTCCCGCTCACCATGCGCCGCAGCTCGGCCCGGACGGTCCGCAGCCGGGTCGGACAGCTCGCCGAACTCTGCGACCTGGAGCAGCAGTTGCCGCTACGCCCGGAGGCGCTGACGGTGGCGCAGCGGCAACGGGCGGTGATGGCAAGGGCGATGGCCACCCGCCCCCGGGTGATCTGCCTGGACGAGCCGATGGGCGGCGGTTCGCTGCCCGCCTCGCTGCGGGACCGGAGCCCGGTCGCCGACCTCCAGCGCCGGTCCGGGATCACCCTGCTCTACGCGACCTGCAGCTCCACCGACGCCTGGGCGATCGCCGACCGGGTGGCGGTGATGGACCGGGGCGCGGTGCAGCAGGTGGACGTCCCGCGCCGGGTGTTCGCGGAGCCCGGCACGGTGGCGGTGGCCGAGTTCGTCGGCTCGCCGCCGATGAACCTGGTCCCGGCGGTCGTCACCGCCGAGGGGGCCCGGATCGGCGACCTGCTGGTACCGGTCGGCGCGGACCTGCGGGCCGCGCTGACCAGCGAACGGATCGTGGTCGGGCTGCGCCCCGACGACCTGCTGATCGGCGGGGCCGACGGCGGCATCCGGGCCACCGCGGTGCTGGTGAAGGACTCCGGCCGGGAGTACCTGGTGCACGCCAGGACCGAGGTCCCCGGCGGCAGCGTCGACCTGGTGATCCGGCAGACCGGCGGACCGGTGCCGCTGCTGGGCGAAGCCTTCCTGGTCGGCGCCGCCCTGGACCGGGTCCACCTGTTCGACGCGGCGACCGGCGTCCGGCTGGGCTGA